In Oreochromis aureus strain Israel breed Guangdong linkage group 22, ZZ_aureus, whole genome shotgun sequence, the genomic window TGTAGCTATGTCTCtgaccaaagcagctgaaactttTGTTCCTAGTCTAAAGAGGTTGGGCCAGGTGTGGTTCACTTCCTTCTGTAAATGTCTTTCATTCAAATGGTGGCTAAAATAAAGTGCTTTGTGACCAGTTTGGCATGTTTAGCCCTCAAGAGTTCCTGAACTTATAGAAAGCTCTAGTCCTTGTGGTGGGAATGCACTGGAGTTTCTCCACTGGTTCCTGTAGTGGATAACGCCCCATTTACTGGAGTTTTACTGTTGTGGGTTCTGCCTCTAGATTTTACTGTATGCATCACAAAGCAAAAACTACAGATGTAAGCTAGTCAGCCTTGTTTGTTTGCATGATTGAAGAGCTCAGCCAGCTTTTCTTGACAACTAAAATAGCAGTTTGCTTTTCCACCAAAGCAGCATCACAGACTACAAATGGTATGCCATCCGTATTGATGATGTACAACTTACTAAGCCCAGGTAACAAAAGGCTCTTGCCCAACCCCACTCTTAAATAGAAGTCACAGCAGCAACTATATTTGGCCATGTACCTCATGGACAGTAGCGTCCTTTTTCCCCTGAGCTTTACTTGCAAAAAGCATCGATCTGTTGTTTGTTATTGGTGTTGATAAGTCAAGACACTTGAGGCTTTGGCATTTGTGGGCAAAGTTGCACAAAACGTCTCTTACAGGATGTCTGTTTGCACAGTGTGCCTTCAGCAGAAATCGAGGCCCCAGAAGGTCAGTTCAGGGACACGCTCAGTGTGTTGAGTTGAAGCTACACTGCTGGTTACCTTTCACCCAGTTTTTGTCCAGTGAGGCGGCGCAAGAGAGCATGACTAGATGAGCTCAGCACTTCCTCATTCACTGGTCTAGACCAACAACAATCATCTTTTATTTAAAGAGAGGACGTTGTTATGTCATATTCCAACAGCTACAGCAGAATTCTGCCCAGAGTAGCTTCTTTAACATGCTTCTTTATTGCCTTTCTTGCCCTTTTGATATGTGATAAATTAAActgtgctgctgtaaaatctATTCTTCTGTGTCCATCAGGTATTCTCAGAGTTTGTTGGAGCTTATAGACTTTTTAGAAAAAGATCCAGACGATAAGGATGTCCTGAAAAAGTAAGTCGTATGCAGAAACTATTCACTATACGTGTACTAACTGTAAACAAATGTCTCTGCCaggctttttgtgtttgttacaAATCAGATTATTTATTAGGTGAGTGATGACCAATGCCAATTCAACATCTGTTAATTAATCAGTAGTGCAATCGTCTGAATCCCTGATACAGTTCtgccattcatgctcacatgAAATCACAAATACCCTGCATTGGTTGAAGTCTCATTTTCGTCATATCCGCTCGAGCTCAACTAAACATGCCCCAGTCTGACAGTTAGTGAACTGGATTTTAAGGGAGGAGCAAAATGAATGCTTTGGAATTctaaaacaagataaaaccaaGGCATCATTGTGCAAGAGAAAGTGGGACGGTAGTTGTTTAATCTCAAGTTGTTCACCTGGTTTATTCATTCAGTGCATTTACCgcctgatgtttgctttgactttttgtcagGTGCCATCTGTTAGAAATTGCTTCACTCAAAGCACTTCCTTAAACTTGCTAATTGCATTTATAATAGCACACTTCTACAGCTGAATTCTTATATAGCTGACCTAGAAGATGTGATGTGCTCTCTATGCTGATGTGCAGTAACTCTCACAATCATCGTGTCCCTTCACATATTCATGCATTTATCATGTTGTCCCCAGCTTTACACAGACTCTAGTAAACATCAGGAACCGGCATAACAACGTGGTGCCCACCATGGCTCAGGGGGTGGTGGAGTACAAGGAGGCTTTCGGCGTGGACCCCGTCACCAACCAGAACGTTCAGTACTTCCTGGACCGCTTCTACATGAGCCGCATCTCCACACGCATGCTCATGAACCAGCACAGTCAGTATAGTTACCTGTGATTAGCTGTGAGTTAATCCACACAGTTGTTATCATTCACAGTTCATGTCATTAAAGGAGCCCTCTGGAGTTTTcatgtaaataaaagtgaaataaatgagGTTTAAGGGTGTTTTCACACCTGCCAGGTTTAGTCTGGTGTGAACACTGTAATCGCACTCAGGTGCTGGTCTCAGTCTGGTTCCTAATGAACTCCAGTGCAGTTCGTTTATGGTGTGAATTTGAGCTAAAAAACTTCCTGTAGCCATGTAAGCTTTGCATTCTGGGATGCAGCAATGGACAATACATGTGCAAAGGTCTGTACGGGCAAGCAGCTAGCTGTGAAATGAACGTAAATTCTCAGTGTTCTCCGATAGTCCAGAGCACAGAAACCTTcctcctgtatttatttctgttgCTCCAATAAGCAGACTGAATGTTCTGTCTTGTAATTCTTTTGCTTGGACTTCACttggagttttctctgtgtgaaatTAAATCAGATCACGGGTGAAAAGTTACAAACATTCATACCAGAATAAACATACTATAGGTGGTGACAACACCCTAAGAAATACTATTGAGCCCACTGGCTTCCTTTAAATTCTGTATTGTTGGTCAATGGTAAACAAATCAAGGACCTAATGTTAGGGAATCAGGTTTTACAGCTGAAGCTCTGTTAGAGATATAAATTTCCAAAGAAGCTGGCAGCACTTATTTAGCCAGGCCAGTGTACATCACTAGAAGTTAATATAAAaggaactaaaataaaaaaagaaggttAAGTGGAAGTAAAACCAAAAGCTTTAAGTTACACTTGATGAGCTGATTCAGCACCGAGTTGTGTTCTTGTGTATTTTTAagagcatttttttaaagctgcagtagCAGAAAACGATTCAGATCCTGCTTTTGCAAAGAGGAGGTAAAGGTGAATTACAATGTGTTGATTATGGACTTCCACACCTAGTGTTGGCTACTACATCTATAACCAGTATGACATAATCAAGGCCCAACCTGATAACAACAGCGGTGTAGCACTGCTGTCACACTGACTATTTTAATGAATCTGGATTTATTTCCAGCTGAAGCATGtatactgtgtttgtgtgatagATGAGCctctcattgttttttttttaaatatatgtctACTTTAGCATTGATATTTGACGGCAGTGTAAATCCGGCCCATCCCAAGCATATCGGCAGCATTGACCCCACCTGTGACGTTGTGGAAGTAATAAAAGGTAAAGAATGATGTTTCTCATAGctatgcacacacactcacacccatGCACGCTGTGTGTTATCTGTTTTCCACTACTTGTCTGTTCATACAGCTTcgtgaccttttgaccttttaTTGCCTGATGTTTTGAGTCAACACACGTAGTGTGTGTAAGCGGTGTTGTGTTGTTATGTAGTGCGTGTGCACATATGATCGCTGTGAGAACAAGAGCGAGGGCTTCTATACCCTTGTTATTTCAGGATGTGCAGGTCTGGGGTTTTTTGTCGTGGTAACAGTTTCTCACGCTGAGAACGTCACGTTTCTTGATTCACTTTGCAGATGCCTACGAAACCTCGAAGATGCTGTGTGAGCAGTATTACCTGACCTCTCCAGATATGAAGGTCACAGAAGTCAATtgtaagtgtttaaaaaaaataaggttTACTAAGGTTTAATTCAGGACGTAGCACTGCTTGGATTTTCTGCTTGTTGACTTCTGCGAGAGGAAAGTTTTGCTGGGTTTCCTGTTCCAGAAACAGAACGAACTGAAACTCTAAGATAGTTATCAGGGTGACAGGCTTTGTTAACCAATCACGATCACTGGCAGGGTTTCTTCATCTTTGACTCCTCCCCTTCTGCTGCAGCTGACATCGCTTTTTGACACTCAGTTCCTCATATGTACGGTTGATACTAGAACACGTATAAGAATGCAGTCACTTGCAGAAGTTTACATCTTCACAAACACTGAAATCCCAGTTGCATGTTTGCTCTTTACGCATGTTTGACAGTTTTATAATTAAGCTGTCATGAGCGTAGAAACAGCGATCACTGGACCTTGTGGATTTATTATCAGCTCAGAATAAAATCATCAGGTCACATCTTTATAACACTGACTCCATGAAGGTGCTAAAGCATTGCTTGCATGTTACTGttgtaaacactgtttaaacGACTGCTTAAACAATCATTTGACTTGGCCTAATTGGTCCAAATGGCGGAAAAATACCTGCTGATTAGGTAAATACTTGTGAGTATATTTGGGTGTAATGACTTTAGGATTGTTGTGGACTTTTGAATGCAGACTGCAGCTAGTCAAaatgtgctgtgcaaaagtcttaagctATCTTTACTATgtaggaaaatgaaaaaaagttgCGGCGATTTATTGAGACATGTAGACACGTTTAGCTTTACCTTTACAATGATTCTGTCATTAATATATAAGGACGGCGGCAGGAATTATGTCACAGGGTTGTAATCAGCTCAGAATAAAATCTGTAGTCTCAATTTTTCTAACTCTGCGGCACAGAGTCACAATTTGGATAAGAAAGGTTCTGCTCATTACTTGTTGCAAATCCTGATACCGAAGCACCATCGCTTTCTTCTTCTACTCATGCACGTAtttaactcagagtggacatACCAAGAATTGATAGAATGAACTCTCAAGGAAACTAGAAGTTTTAGGATAGACGCAGAGCCCGTTGAACCGGCTTTTTGGAACAAGGCCCCGCTGTTCTCCTGAACATAATCTTTGTTAGTTTTATACTGAAGTTATCCGTTTCCTGTTTGCTGGCTCTGCCAAAACTTCGACACTAGAGGTTCCCAAACTTGAACCGTAACATTCATATCTACATAGTAAAGATAGgtttatgtcattttttttcttcttaaaaaatTGTACTGttaaaaaactgttaaaacagaaaaagaaactgcTCTTTAAATATATAGATGATATAGATACACACCGTTATATACGATATAGAGACACCCGTTCTTTTACATGATATGGTGAGAGTTGCTCAAATATATAGTTTATTCTATCCAGGAAGAGATAGGAAGGAAGAGATTTAAGAGACCAGCTGCACACCTTTTAATAAGACCCTAATGGTTAAATATCTGTGACagttttaatacatttaaaagtgtttttgtggtcAATGTTTTGAAATGTTTCACAGCCAAAAACCCTGGCCAGCCCATCCAAATTGTATATGTGCCATCACATCTCTACCATATGCTCTTTGAGCTCTTCAAGGTACAGTATTAACGCACTATTAAAAACAGGACATTTATTGCTGTTCCTCATGTGTCTCCTCACTTGTTTTTCTGACTCCATGTCCTCTGTCAGAATGCCATGAGAGCTACAGTAGAGACGCACGAGACGAGCACGACGTTGCCCTTGATCAAAGTTCGTGTTTCACTGGGCACTGAGGATCTCACTATCAAAGTAAATGAGGACACCACGCATGATAATAGGCCAGAACATTTAAGCTCCAGGCAGCACTGTACGTGTTGTACTTTGTTCTAAGTCTGCTCTTGGTATATACCATAAATACAACTAACCTGCAGACTAGATACGTAAAGTACCGCTGTTTAGATTATGTTCAAATGATAAAGAGTTAAACACTAAGAGAACTCTTGTAAATGCAGCATACTTGTGCTTTATTTTTAGATGTCTGACAGAGGAGGTGGAGTCCCTCTAAGGAAGATTGAACGTCTCTTCAGCTACATGTACTCCACAGCTCCCAGTCCAGTCCGCGTAGACAATGGTCGTAATGCCCCTCTGGTGAGACTAACACTGTCACACTTGCTTTTaggcttttttttgtccttaaAGGTGCAAATCTTACTACTAGAGCTCAGTAACACTGCTCCTCTTGAAGTTGAAGGTGGTGGGGTTGAAGCTGTTGTGGCTATTTAGGAACTCTGACCGCTGTTCATTTGCAGCAAGTGATGCAGGCTGTTAGTCTGCTGTTTAGCTCAGCTGTCAGTATCCTCGGTGTCCCTGGCTATTTATTCTGAACATGCCGTACAAATTCCCACAGGACTCGATGAGTTGTTCAGGATATCTTGACCTTTTTTGTGAGTGCTGCTGTTAATCTCTGATAGCTCCTGTTAGTCTCTGTTAGCTGCTATTATCCTCTGTTAGCTGCTATTAGCCAGCATCAGTGAAACTTTTCTTGAAGTGGATCTAACATTGTTAGATTTAGCAAATAAACTCTTGTATGATATGAGAActtaatcaaactgtttatcagaggaAAAGTGAGATTTTTAGGACACTCAAGCCTAACATTAGCTGTCATAATAGGAGTTTataatcagctgtaaaacagctgtTATAACTTTGTCTGCTGTCTGGAGACTGGGGGGGCTACATGTCTAATAATGTGCTGACAGTAAGTAACTGCAACAATATCTGGAATACATGAGCATATTTATGCACATTTTCGTGTGTTAGAgccctgacttcagttcaggaAATGGTGCCGGAGGTAAGGAGGAAGAGGCTGAGGTGGAAATTTATTCAGTCTCGAGCCACATACATCAAACGTGATTAGTTGGAAAGGTGTTCTCAATCTTGGCCACTGTTTTCAAGATGGTGGGGGAACATGGTGGCATCAAAAACTTGTTGTTGTCTTCTTGTTTTCCattaaacaaactaaaaaaatacCTGACCTCTGTTCCTGCCACTGAAACAGAACCTGTTCTGTGGCCACAGTTTTTGCCTGTTGAAATTGTGGTGTTCATCAAAGCTCTATCCTTGTCCCACTGTCATCTCCCAAATATAGTTAAGTCCATAGGTAGTTGAACAGTGACAACATTGTTGCAGTTTTGCCTGTGTACCTCAAAACAGTGGATTTAAAACTCAGTCAGGATGTGATTAAAAtgtagactttcagctttaattaatGGAGGTTAACAACAATTTTAGAATGGAATTATACCCATTTTTATACACATCAAAGTCTACAATTAACAGATATCTTCATGAAATACTGAGGGTTTACAACAAGGTGGAAACTGGTGTTTAAACTTAAGAACAGAAAGACCAGATTAGATTTTGCCAGAAAATATCTATTTAAAAAAGCCTTCTTGGTTCTTTTAAACAaatctttggacagatgaaaccaagatcaaCATGACGTGTATGGAGAGGGAGAGACCGCTCATATTCCGAAGCATAGCATATTATCTGTCAGACATGGTGGAAGGAATGTCATAGCATAGGAATCTGTGGCCGCCAGTGTAACTGGGTCACTAGCATTTATTGATGAAGTGACTGCAGAAAGCAACCAATGAGTTTCTCAGGccaaagaaatgggatattcttcaatggccaagtcagtcacctgatctcagtcCAGCAGAACATGCTTTATAATTACTGAAGTCAaaaactgaaggcagagagACCAAAAcgcaaaaaacaagcaagtgaAAACAGGCAGCAATAAGGTCCTGGCAGATCtcaaggaaggaaacacagcattTAGTGATGTTCATGGCttcaagacttcaggctgtcattGACTACAGAGGATTTTCATCAAGTTTTAAAAGCAGTTCTTATGTTTAAAATTACACAGCTTTATTTTAGGCCTCTTATAATGCAGTACTATGTATAAAAATGACTGTAATTCCTAACCAGTTAATGCAAATTTTTGGGTGAACTGCTTGAATGAAAGTCTGCACATCAATGATATCTTGATAATTTACTTTAAACTGCACTGTGGTGGtgcacagaggcaaaactacaaaaaattttgTCTATCGTTCAAATCGTGGACCTCAATGTGGGTGAATCGAGCTCTGCTGGGTCATAGCTAGACCTCAAAGGTGGCTGGGCCTGTGACGTTAGAGCTGCTCAACTGTGGAAGGCTACAAACGTCCAGTGACTTATAATGGAAactttttttgtctgttaaatCTCTGCTAAAGACAACAT contains:
- the pdk4 gene encoding pyruvate dehydrogenase kinase, isozyme 4, which codes for MKFAQFLLKNNFVGGIPKQVERFSKFSPSPLSMKQFIDFGSANACEKTSFVFLRQELPVRLANIMKEIDFLPDKLLGTPSLRLLTSWYSQSLLELIDFLEKDPDDKDVLKNFTQTLVNIRNRHNNVVPTMAQGVVEYKEAFGVDPVTNQNVQYFLDRFYMSRISTRMLMNQHTLIFDGSVNPAHPKHIGSIDPTCDVVEVIKDAYETSKMLCEQYYLTSPDMKVTEVNSKNPGQPIQIVYVPSHLYHMLFELFKNAMRATVETHETSTTLPLIKVRVSLGTEDLTIKMSDRGGGVPLRKIERLFSYMYSTAPSPVRVDNGRNAPLAGFGYGLPISRLYAKYFQGDLQLYSMEGYGTAAVIYLKALSSESVERLPVFNKSALRHYQSTIEADDWCMPSKDPKKLGRYETSG